A window from Chitinispirillum alkaliphilum encodes these proteins:
- a CDS encoding Maltose/maltodextrin ABC transporter, substrate binding periplasmic protein MalE: MNRHTHFLLVVALITILTGCSNEPQLSFMAGGAPNEIAYWESVTERFTEETGIPVRLIRQTTDTDQRKQSIIMALRGRRSDPDVMLVDVAWIGQLAASDWLYPLNDYDIDISPFFQSVISLANFYNDQLIGIPLYVDGGLLYYRKDLLERYGFSGPPQHWSELLDMAKKVQLNERNVNDNFWGFVWQGAQYEGLVCNVVEIFTSAGGGILDQDGNSKLMDPNNLEALEFMTSLIHTHKISPPNTFTDMKEEEVRMSFQAGNAMFQRNWPYAWGLHNAQGSGVRGNVGIAPLPSFQQNSSAATLGGWHAVISSYTDVPEKAVKFLKYITSYDVQRDMALNLGWNPGRTDIYDDPQIREAMPHLIELKPVFENAVPRPVVPYYAEISSVLQRYINAALAGLMSPQDALERADRAVSKIIKSYEQN, encoded by the coding sequence ATGAACAGACATACCCATTTTCTATTGGTTGTGGCTCTTATAACAATCCTTACAGGATGCAGCAATGAGCCTCAGCTCTCATTTATGGCCGGTGGTGCACCAAACGAGATAGCGTACTGGGAATCTGTAACTGAAAGATTTACAGAGGAAACCGGCATACCGGTAAGACTCATTCGCCAGACAACTGACACAGATCAGAGAAAACAGAGCATAATTATGGCTCTCAGAGGCAGAAGGAGCGATCCGGATGTGATGCTGGTGGATGTGGCCTGGATCGGTCAGCTTGCAGCCTCAGACTGGCTTTACCCACTGAATGACTATGATATCGACATCTCTCCTTTTTTCCAGAGCGTAATCTCTCTTGCAAATTTTTACAATGACCAGTTGATCGGAATTCCCCTTTATGTAGACGGCGGACTTCTCTATTATCGAAAAGATCTCCTTGAACGGTATGGGTTCAGCGGTCCGCCCCAGCACTGGAGTGAACTTCTTGACATGGCTAAAAAGGTTCAGCTGAACGAACGTAACGTTAACGATAATTTCTGGGGATTTGTATGGCAGGGTGCCCAGTACGAGGGTCTTGTGTGTAATGTAGTGGAAATTTTTACATCTGCAGGGGGTGGCATTCTCGATCAGGATGGCAATTCAAAATTAATGGATCCAAACAATCTTGAAGCACTGGAGTTTATGACATCACTGATACACACTCACAAAATTTCTCCCCCCAACACATTTACCGACATGAAGGAGGAGGAGGTCAGGATGTCGTTTCAGGCGGGCAATGCAATGTTTCAGCGAAACTGGCCCTACGCCTGGGGACTTCATAATGCTCAGGGCTCTGGTGTCAGGGGTAATGTTGGAATCGCGCCTCTGCCCTCCTTTCAACAAAACAGCAGCGCAGCAACTCTGGGAGGATGGCATGCGGTTATATCAAGCTATACCGATGTGCCGGAAAAAGCGGTAAAATTCTTGAAATATATAACCTCCTATGATGTGCAAAGGGACATGGCCCTCAATCTCGGGTGGAATCCGGGACGTACTGATATTTACGATGACCCTCAGATAAGAGAAGCTATGCCTCACTTAATTGAACTAAAACCGGTTTTTGAAAACGCTGTGCCCCGCCCGGTAGTGCCCTATTATGCTGAGATCTCAAGTGTGCTGCAAAGATATATCAACGCGGCCCTCGCAGGACTGATGTCACCCCAAGACGCCCTCGAAAGGGCCGATCGGGCAGTAAGCAAAATCATAAAATCTTATGAACAAAATTAA
- a CDS encoding Maltose/maltodextrin ABC transporter, permease protein MalF translates to MNKIKRILLNYQKREAQCASLFIFPLLAVTIAFILIPVVGTFLNSLYRDVAFMPRTFIGIANYRSVLSSTYFWRATVFTLMFTFAAVALELFFGLIFALILNEKIPGRGVLRATILIPWAIPTIIAGRTWQLMYQYSYGVINFLFTRTGFLEENVNWLGSSGSAFWAIVIADVWKTTPFVTIILLAGLQAIPQDLYNQAKVDGAGLFRRFYKITLPLISPVLLVALIFRTIDSMRIFDLIYVLTGGGPGGNTQTLSYLGFRYFNNDQFGMGSTISVVMFMISFTITILYIRAGKFSRGLN, encoded by the coding sequence ATGAACAAAATTAAACGAATACTTTTGAATTACCAAAAGAGAGAAGCACAATGTGCTTCTCTCTTTATATTTCCTCTTTTAGCTGTTACCATTGCCTTTATCCTTATCCCTGTGGTCGGCACGTTCCTGAACAGCCTGTACAGGGATGTGGCCTTTATGCCCAGAACGTTTATTGGTATTGCAAACTACCGCTCAGTACTCTCCTCCACCTACTTCTGGAGGGCAACGGTGTTTACACTTATGTTCACCTTTGCAGCAGTTGCCCTGGAGCTTTTTTTCGGGCTTATCTTTGCACTGATACTGAACGAAAAAATTCCCGGCAGAGGAGTATTGAGGGCAACAATACTCATCCCCTGGGCGATCCCCACCATAATAGCAGGCAGGACCTGGCAGCTGATGTACCAGTACAGTTACGGGGTTATCAATTTTCTGTTTACAAGAACAGGTTTTCTGGAAGAGAATGTAAATTGGCTTGGAAGTTCCGGGAGTGCATTTTGGGCAATTGTTATTGCTGATGTGTGGAAAACCACCCCTTTTGTGACGATTATATTACTGGCAGGGCTTCAGGCGATACCACAGGATTTGTACAATCAGGCTAAAGTCGATGGTGCCGGACTGTTCCGCAGATTCTACAAGATCACCCTCCCTCTTATCAGTCCGGTCCTTCTGGTGGCACTGATTTTCAGAACAATTGATTCAATGAGAATATTTGACCTGATCTACGTCCTGACCGGCGGAGGCCCCGGAGGCAATACGCAAACACTTTCATATCTTGGATTCAGGTATTTCAACAATGATCAGTTTGGCATGGGTTCAACCATCTCTGTTGTCATGTTCATGATATCCTTCACCATAACCATCCTCTATATCCGGGCAGGGAAATTCAGCAGGGGGTTAAATTAA
- a CDS encoding Maltose/maltodextrin ABC transporter, permease protein MalG has protein sequence MKELIVKRSMIFAGSVFLLGFALTPFLWMIIISFTQEPDFLLTGNYSFTFGNYINILTISSLHFPDYLRNSLIVSSLTALAVTVITSFAAYGVSRFRFPGRIAIPVGILAVSMFPQISIVGYLFRMFSAAGITNTYWALVLPYTAWTAPIALWINMSYFMQIPTELDKAALVDGAGRIRTLLKIILPLALPGLFSSFILIFIMSFNEFLFALMLTIDYSAQTIPVGIALFQGIHGEIPWGNLMAASAVSSIPLVVVTLVCQRYIVGGLMSGSLKA, from the coding sequence ATGAAAGAGCTGATTGTAAAAAGGTCGATGATTTTTGCGGGTTCAGTTTTTTTGCTCGGATTTGCACTTACGCCCTTTCTGTGGATGATAATCATCTCATTCACACAGGAGCCTGATTTTCTTCTTACCGGAAACTACAGTTTTACCTTCGGAAACTATATCAACATCCTCACCATCAGCTCTCTTCATTTCCCCGACTATCTGCGTAACAGCCTTATCGTTTCATCTCTGACCGCACTTGCGGTGACGGTAATAACCAGTTTTGCCGCTTATGGGGTATCCCGTTTTCGGTTTCCCGGCAGGATAGCTATACCAGTTGGGATTCTTGCAGTGTCAATGTTTCCCCAGATAAGCATTGTGGGGTATCTTTTCAGAATGTTTTCTGCAGCGGGTATAACCAATACCTACTGGGCACTTGTACTCCCCTATACAGCCTGGACGGCCCCTATCGCACTATGGATCAATATGAGCTATTTTATGCAAATCCCCACAGAACTTGACAAAGCAGCACTGGTCGATGGTGCCGGCAGAATCAGAACTCTTCTTAAAATCATTCTCCCCCTCGCTCTTCCGGGCCTGTTTTCTTCCTTCATACTCATCTTTATCATGAGTTTTAATGAATTTCTGTTTGCCCTGATGTTAACAATAGATTATTCGGCACAGACAATTCCGGTTGGAATCGCTCTGTTTCAGGGCATACATGGTGAAATCCCCTGGGGCAACCTAATGGCCGCCTCTGCGGTTTCATCCATTCCGCTTGTGGTTGTAACACTGGTATGTCAACGCTACATTGTTGGCGGCCTGATGAGCGGTTCTCTAAAAGCGTAA
- a CDS encoding Maltose/maltodextrin transport ATP-binding protein MalK, which translates to MSEKKIPNLQENEKSEATKITLKNVTKTFHTFRGSVEVLKSLDLKIYPGEFFVLLGPSGCGKSTTLNLIAGLEKPSSGTISFSDKTVADSGKNIFLLPFERDVSFVFQNYAIYPHMTIEKNIEFPLTNLKKKISRSQRSERVRKTAQTLQIQHLLNRKPSELSGGQRQRVAIGRAIVRNPSVFLMDEPLSNLDAKLRMEMRAELKAIQKRLGITTVYVTHDQVEAMTLGDRIAILDQGIIQQTGSPDQIYSKPSNKFVASFIGSPPMNILTGKTVTQGEETLFSTQDFTLRIKEPLSSMLKPHLHKEILLGIRPEHFSLTDHNPDLIISFNVTENLGSEYLLHSFMKGGGNFIVSAPYCPENKEKVPLSVDMNEVHMFDSETGERLR; encoded by the coding sequence ATGTCGGAGAAAAAAATACCCAATCTACAAGAAAACGAAAAATCTGAAGCCACAAAAATAACACTCAAAAATGTAACCAAAACATTTCATACATTCAGAGGTAGTGTAGAGGTTCTCAAATCACTTGACCTGAAAATTTACCCGGGGGAATTTTTCGTTCTTCTGGGCCCCTCCGGATGTGGAAAGAGTACCACTCTCAACCTGATTGCAGGACTTGAAAAACCATCCTCAGGAACAATCTCCTTTTCAGATAAAACGGTTGCTGACAGTGGAAAAAATATTTTTCTTCTCCCCTTTGAACGGGACGTTTCATTTGTATTTCAGAACTATGCGATTTATCCTCATATGACTATAGAGAAAAATATTGAATTCCCCCTCACAAATCTTAAAAAGAAAATTTCCAGATCCCAGCGCTCAGAACGGGTACGCAAAACAGCCCAAACCCTTCAGATCCAGCATCTTCTAAACCGTAAACCCTCAGAGCTCTCAGGCGGTCAGCGCCAGCGGGTTGCGATCGGACGGGCTATTGTGAGAAATCCGTCCGTTTTTCTGATGGATGAGCCGCTTTCCAATCTGGATGCCAAACTTCGCATGGAGATGCGGGCAGAGCTTAAAGCGATACAGAAAAGGCTTGGAATTACAACGGTCTATGTGACACACGATCAGGTTGAAGCAATGACCCTGGGAGACAGAATTGCGATACTGGATCAGGGAATAATACAGCAGACAGGCTCACCTGATCAGATCTACTCCAAACCTTCAAATAAATTCGTAGCATCGTTTATCGGTTCACCCCCTATGAATATTCTCACAGGCAAAACAGTGACCCAGGGTGAGGAGACCCTCTTTTCAACTCAAGATTTCACCCTCAGAATCAAAGAACCACTCAGCTCCATGCTCAAACCCCATCTCCATAAAGAGATTCTGCTTGGTATACGACCGGAACACTTTTCTCTTACCGATCATAACCCGGACTTAATAATCAGCTTTAACGTAACAGAGAATCTTGGATCAGAGTATCTCCTTCATTCGTTTATGAAGGGAGGGGGGAATTTTATTGTATCTGCCCCTTATTGTCCTGAGAACAAGGAAAAAGTTCCGCTTTCAGTTGATATGAATGAGGTGCATATGTTCGATTCTGAAACCGGAGAGAGGCTACGGTGA
- a CDS encoding TPR domain protein, putative component of TonB system — translation MIQKRINLFRCVPILLLSLLFYGCAHRDIGQVKCNQFKTAPELNQKIQTALSLMDSGALLEAVLTLDRVIVTWPEYAPAYLYRGEVKILLNNYAGAKRDFNKAIKLDADYARAYTNRGLVKAITEDIQGAMRDHNTAIKKDPHLADAYNNRGFTKGLTGDLRGAIADYRKAIELDPDHQYAFYNIGLIKMTLEEYGAAIEKFDIAIKNNPWFASAYCSRGQSRQLMGDHAGALEEYKKVLEIDPDYVTALYNMGLTYAGLRDYVEAIKAYSRAIEINPEFPDAYYSRGISRYILDDYSGAIDDFSMVLLFNPLFVDAVFKRANCKARLGDSEGALDDYGYVIAIDPLHYKAHVSRGMTREKTGDVRGALEDYTAAIEINPEYKWAYYFRGAQRLKEENCHDAIEDFDRVIEASPGKFFYAYVARGGCKHKLEDYEGAISDLSRAIELNPDYAQIYALFNDRGQSRNRLGDYQGAVEDYTKSIKLKPCDETAYFYRGKNLFHLRKYEQAIKDLNKAIDLRDEKYTLAYYYRGMCKKRKKDYTGAIEDFTIYVERFPDFKIAYILRGLSRFRVEEYCGAQKDFSKIIELDSGDKFAYYMRALVKIETGEICEGCRDLSKAGDLGYTKALDAYNEFCK, via the coding sequence ATGATACAAAAAAGGATAAACCTATTTCGTTGTGTTCCTATACTCCTGTTGTCGCTTCTGTTTTACGGATGTGCACACAGGGATATAGGTCAGGTGAAATGTAATCAATTTAAAACGGCTCCTGAATTGAATCAAAAAATTCAGACAGCGTTAAGCTTGATGGATTCGGGAGCTCTGCTTGAGGCTGTACTTACGCTTGACAGAGTGATTGTAACATGGCCTGAATATGCTCCAGCATATCTTTATCGGGGGGAGGTAAAAATTTTACTTAATAACTACGCAGGGGCTAAAAGGGATTTCAACAAGGCCATAAAGCTGGATGCAGATTACGCGCGTGCATACACCAACAGAGGACTGGTAAAGGCAATCACTGAAGATATCCAGGGAGCAATGCGAGATCATAACACAGCAATCAAAAAAGACCCCCATCTTGCGGATGCATACAACAACCGGGGATTCACCAAAGGACTTACAGGGGATCTGAGAGGAGCAATCGCTGATTACAGAAAAGCTATAGAGCTTGATCCGGATCACCAATACGCTTTTTACAACATCGGTTTGATAAAAATGACGCTTGAAGAGTATGGGGCTGCAATTGAAAAATTTGACATAGCGATAAAAAACAATCCCTGGTTTGCAAGTGCCTACTGTTCAAGGGGACAGTCCAGACAACTGATGGGAGACCATGCTGGTGCCTTGGAAGAATACAAAAAAGTTCTTGAGATTGATCCTGACTATGTGACGGCGCTGTACAATATGGGGCTGACATATGCCGGATTACGGGATTATGTGGAGGCGATAAAAGCTTATAGCAGGGCAATTGAGATTAACCCTGAGTTTCCCGATGCATATTACAGCCGTGGTATAAGCAGATATATTTTAGATGATTACAGTGGGGCGATTGATGATTTCAGCATGGTGTTGCTGTTTAACCCACTATTTGTTGATGCAGTTTTCAAACGCGCTAACTGTAAAGCGCGTCTTGGAGATTCAGAAGGTGCCCTTGACGATTACGGGTATGTAATAGCCATAGATCCACTGCACTACAAAGCGCATGTAAGCCGAGGAATGACCAGGGAAAAAACAGGGGATGTCAGGGGTGCGCTGGAAGACTATACTGCTGCAATTGAAATAAATCCTGAGTATAAGTGGGCATACTATTTCAGAGGGGCGCAAAGACTGAAAGAAGAAAATTGTCATGATGCAATAGAAGATTTCGACAGAGTCATAGAAGCTTCTCCCGGAAAATTCTTTTATGCATATGTAGCAAGAGGGGGATGTAAACATAAGCTTGAGGATTATGAAGGAGCGATATCAGACCTCTCAAGAGCTATCGAGCTCAACCCGGATTATGCTCAAATCTACGCTCTGTTCAATGACCGGGGGCAGAGCAGGAACCGGCTCGGTGATTACCAGGGAGCTGTTGAGGATTACACAAAATCAATTAAACTCAAACCCTGCGACGAAACTGCCTATTTCTACAGAGGGAAAAATCTGTTTCATCTGAGAAAATATGAGCAGGCCATAAAGGATTTGAATAAGGCCATAGATCTCAGAGACGAAAAATACACTCTTGCTTATTACTACAGAGGGATGTGCAAAAAGAGAAAAAAAGATTATACAGGGGCTATTGAGGATTTCACCATATATGTCGAGCGGTTTCCCGATTTTAAGATCGCCTATATATTGCGGGGGCTAAGCAGATTCAGAGTTGAGGAGTACTGTGGGGCACAGAAGGACTTTAGCAAAATAATTGAGCTCGATTCCGGAGATAAATTTGCTTATTACATGAGAGCATTGGTAAAAATCGAGACTGGAGAGATATGTGAAGGGTGCCGGGATCTCAGCAAAGCCGGTGATTTGGGGTATACCAAAGCCCTGGATGCTTACAATGAATTTTGTAAATAG